One genomic window of Psychrobacter cibarius includes the following:
- the katG gene encoding catalase/peroxidase HPI, which translates to MGGCPVMHQAHTTNASAATDWWPNSLNLDILHQQDHKTNPMDPDFDYAEAFKQLDLEAVKQDLKDLMTESQAWWPADWGHYGGLMIRMAWHSAGTYRRSDGRGGSNTGNQRFAPLNSWPDNVNLDKARRLLWPIKKKYGNKLSWADLMILAGNMAYESMGFKTLGFAGGRTDIWHPEKDIYWGSEREWLAATKNRYEDDNQRESLENPLAAVQMGLIYVNPEGVDGNPDPIKTAQDIRTTFARMSMNDEETVALTAGGHTVGKCHGNGDATLLEDEPEAADIKEQGLGWRNPKGTGNADDTVSSGIEGAWTTHPTQWDYEYFELLLNHEWALTKSPAGAWQWEPIDIKEEDRPLDAHDPSVRRNPIMTDADMAMIKDPAYRKISENFHQNPEYFDEVFAKAWFKLTHRDLGPKSRYLGADVPSEDFTWQDPIPQGNVNLSADDISILKAQILSSGIDHREFIITAWDSARTFRASDYRGGANGARIRLAPQKDWLGNEPEQLARVLEALTAIQTNFDKDVSIADLVVLAGNTAIEKAAANAGVQIEVPFDAGRGDASDEMTETESFSDLEPRHDGYRNWIKGSYAISPEEMLLDRTQLMGLTAPEMVVLIGGMRVLDTNYAQSQQGVFTERAGTLSNDFFVNLTDMSYSWHPVKTDNNDVPALYEVRERATGNVKWQASRVDLVFGSNSILRAYAELYAQDDNLEKFVHDFVNAWNKVMNADRFR; encoded by the coding sequence ATGGGTGGCTGTCCTGTCATGCACCAAGCGCATACTACGAACGCCTCGGCAGCAACCGACTGGTGGCCGAATAGCTTAAATTTAGATATCTTGCATCAGCAGGATCACAAAACCAATCCAATGGATCCTGACTTTGATTATGCAGAAGCCTTTAAGCAATTAGATTTAGAAGCCGTCAAGCAAGATTTAAAAGATCTAATGACTGAGTCACAAGCATGGTGGCCAGCAGATTGGGGTCATTATGGTGGGTTGATGATTCGTATGGCTTGGCATTCTGCCGGTACTTATCGGCGCTCTGACGGCCGCGGTGGTTCTAACACTGGCAATCAACGCTTTGCGCCATTAAACAGTTGGCCGGACAATGTCAACTTGGACAAAGCACGTCGTCTATTATGGCCAATCAAGAAAAAATATGGTAACAAACTTTCTTGGGCAGATTTGATGATACTAGCGGGTAATATGGCTTATGAATCTATGGGCTTTAAGACGTTAGGTTTCGCTGGTGGACGTACCGATATTTGGCATCCAGAAAAAGATATCTATTGGGGTTCTGAGCGTGAATGGCTTGCGGCTACCAAAAATCGTTATGAAGATGATAATCAGCGTGAATCACTAGAGAACCCTTTAGCAGCGGTACAGATGGGCTTGATTTATGTCAACCCTGAAGGCGTCGACGGCAACCCCGATCCTATTAAAACGGCACAAGATATTCGTACAACTTTTGCGCGTATGTCAATGAATGATGAAGAAACGGTCGCCTTGACTGCTGGCGGTCACACGGTCGGTAAATGTCATGGTAATGGTGACGCTACCTTATTAGAAGATGAGCCAGAAGCGGCTGATATCAAAGAGCAAGGTCTAGGTTGGCGCAACCCTAAAGGTACAGGCAATGCTGACGACACCGTCTCAAGTGGTATCGAGGGCGCATGGACCACGCATCCAACCCAATGGGATTATGAATATTTCGAGTTATTGCTAAATCATGAGTGGGCACTGACTAAGAGCCCTGCTGGTGCTTGGCAGTGGGAACCTATCGATATCAAGGAAGAGGATCGTCCTTTAGATGCACATGATCCAAGTGTACGCCGCAACCCAATCATGACCGATGCTGATATGGCAATGATTAAAGACCCTGCTTACCGTAAAATTTCAGAGAACTTTCATCAAAATCCAGAATATTTCGATGAAGTATTTGCAAAAGCTTGGTTTAAGCTTACCCATCGTGATTTGGGGCCAAAATCTCGCTATTTAGGGGCGGATGTGCCAAGCGAGGACTTCACTTGGCAGGATCCAATTCCACAAGGCAATGTTAATTTGAGCGCTGATGATATTTCGATCTTAAAAGCACAGATACTAAGCAGTGGTATCGACCATCGCGAATTTATTATTACCGCTTGGGATAGCGCTCGTACATTCCGCGCCTCAGACTATCGCGGCGGCGCCAATGGTGCACGCATTCGTTTAGCCCCGCAAAAAGACTGGCTAGGTAATGAGCCTGAGCAATTGGCTCGTGTACTTGAGGCGCTCACTGCCATCCAGACGAACTTTGATAAAGACGTCAGCATCGCGGATTTAGTGGTACTCGCTGGTAACACCGCCATTGAAAAAGCAGCAGCTAATGCAGGTGTGCAAATTGAAGTGCCATTCGATGCAGGTCGTGGCGATGCGAGCGATGAGATGACTGAAACAGAGAGCTTCTCTGATTTAGAGCCACGACATGATGGCTACCGTAACTGGATCAAAGGCAGCTATGCCATATCACCTGAAGAGATGCTATTAGATCGTACTCAGCTGATGGGCTTGACTGCACCCGAAATGGTCGTTCTAATCGGTGGTATGCGTGTCTTGGATACCAACTACGCTCAGAGCCAACAAGGGGTCTTTACTGAGCGTGCTGGGACACTTAGCAATGACTTCTTTGTGAACTTGACAGACATGAGCTATTCTTGGCATCCCGTTAAGACAGACAATAATGACGTCCCTGCCCTCTATGAAGTGCGTGAGCGTGCTACTGGCAATGTAAAATGGCAAGCCAGCCGCGTAGACCTAGTGTTTGGCTCAAACTCCATACTACGCGCTTACGCTGAGCTTTACGCACAGGACGACAACCTAGAAAAATTCGTTCATGACTTTGTAAATGCTTGGAATAAAGTGATGAATGCGGATCGTTTTCGCTAA
- a CDS encoding LysR substrate-binding domain-containing protein: MAIDVVVNQRHLQIQLKQLETVWHTVINGYNLSQAATVLHTSQSSLSKHIAALENQLKTEVFVRQGKRLTGLTTMGTALMPHIESIFAEIRTIENLSLDFNNPNIGTLTIATTHTQARYVLPQVVKEFKERFPKVNLILQQADPETIAQMVIRGQADIGIATESLLHNNYLRCYRYYDWTHRVIVPSDHELANHESVDLPTLASYPIVTYHGGFTGRGAIDKTFEEAGLEPDIVLAALDADVISTYVGLGLGIGIIAEMAFEPSHYQNLTAIPVDHFGRFTSWMAVRDDAEIRQYGRAFMELCQKQFSQ, from the coding sequence ATGGCAATCGACGTAGTAGTCAATCAGCGGCATTTACAGATCCAGCTCAAGCAGTTGGAGACAGTATGGCATACGGTGATTAATGGCTATAACTTAAGTCAGGCGGCGACCGTACTGCACACCAGTCAATCTAGCCTATCAAAACATATTGCGGCACTTGAAAATCAGCTCAAAACGGAAGTATTCGTCCGTCAAGGCAAACGCCTAACGGGTCTTACGACCATGGGCACAGCACTAATGCCGCATATCGAATCTATCTTCGCCGAGATCCGTACGATTGAAAACCTAAGTCTCGATTTTAATAATCCGAATATTGGCACGCTGACGATTGCCACCACTCACACGCAAGCGCGATATGTATTGCCGCAAGTCGTCAAAGAGTTTAAAGAGCGTTTCCCCAAAGTCAACCTAATACTACAACAAGCGGATCCAGAGACCATCGCACAGATGGTCATTCGCGGGCAGGCAGATATTGGCATTGCAACCGAGTCTTTACTTCATAACAATTATTTACGCTGCTATCGCTATTATGACTGGACGCATCGCGTCATTGTGCCAAGCGATCACGAACTGGCCAATCACGAGTCTGTGGATTTGCCGACCCTCGCCAGCTATCCGATTGTGACCTATCACGGTGGCTTTACGGGGCGCGGTGCAATTGACAAAACTTTTGAAGAAGCAGGATTGGAGCCAGATATCGTACTAGCAGCACTCGATGCTGATGTAATCAGTACTTACGTAGGTCTGGGCTTGGGTATCGGTATTATCGCAGAGATGGCGTTTGAGCCAAGCCATTATCAGAACTTAACTGCCATACCAGTCGATCATTTTGGACGATTTACCAGTTGGATGGCGGTACGGGATGATGCGGAAATTCGTCAGTATGGTCGGGCATTTATGGAGCTGTGTCAAAAACAATTTAGCCAGTAA
- the prmC gene encoding peptide chain release factor N(5)-glutamine methyltransferase: MTASTIRQIKQYIQQLTNEAANSKLPSFWLTDWLLYVIDKPAIFLMMDEGYQLTDSELSEFNAGVTKMQQGMPLAYLTGQQEFWSLIFTVNEHTLIPRPDTEILIEQVLTWIKSQPNSVSSPERLLDLGTGSGCIAISLAHELNTQRSDSEAESWQVVAVDMSPEALKVAQHNAAINDVADIKFIQSSWYDELPSHDELLFDVIVSNPPYIDEEDEHLARLVAEPISALSATNHGLADIEHIVAQAPKYLRVGGLLAIEHGFDQGDAVRKLFVDSDFESVRTVQDYGGNDRVTLGQIKSSDFC, translated from the coding sequence ATGACAGCATCGACCATTCGTCAAATCAAGCAGTACATTCAGCAGTTGACGAATGAGGCTGCAAATAGCAAGCTACCGTCATTTTGGCTCACCGATTGGCTATTATATGTCATCGATAAGCCTGCGATATTCTTAATGATGGATGAAGGTTACCAGCTAACAGACAGCGAGCTTTCGGAGTTCAATGCAGGTGTAACGAAGATGCAGCAAGGAATGCCACTTGCGTATTTGACGGGTCAGCAAGAGTTCTGGTCGCTGATATTTACTGTCAATGAGCACACTTTAATTCCGCGACCTGATACTGAGATACTGATTGAGCAAGTATTAACTTGGATAAAATCTCAGCCAAACAGTGTCAGCAGCCCAGAACGGTTATTGGATTTAGGGACGGGTTCAGGTTGTATTGCGATTAGTCTTGCACATGAGTTAAATACGCAGCGTTCAGACAGTGAGGCAGAAAGCTGGCAAGTCGTTGCGGTGGATATGTCGCCAGAAGCGCTCAAGGTTGCTCAGCATAATGCAGCTATCAATGATGTTGCTGATATTAAGTTTATACAAAGCAGTTGGTATGACGAGCTGCCCAGTCATGACGAGCTATTATTTGATGTGATTGTGTCCAACCCTCCTTATATCGATGAGGAAGATGAGCATTTAGCACGCCTTGTAGCCGAACCTATTAGTGCCTTAAGTGCCACCAATCATGGGCTTGCCGATATAGAGCATATCGTAGCACAGGCACCGAAATACTTGCGTGTCGGTGGGCTACTGGCTATCGAACATGGTTTTGACCAAGGTGATGCCGTTCGCAAGTTGTTTGTAGACAGTGACTTTGAATCTGTGCGTACAGTACAAGATTATGGTGGTAATGATCGTGTTACGCTGGGTCAAATTAAGTCATCAGATTTTTGTTAA
- the mnmG gene encoding tRNA uridine-5-carboxymethylaminomethyl(34) synthesis enzyme MnmG, with translation MQYPKNYDVVVIGGGHAGTEAALAAARMGAQTLLLTHNIETLGQMSCNPAIGGIGKSHLVREIDALGGAMALATDKSGIQFRVLNSRKGAAVRATRAQADRILYKAAIRHTLENQPNLDIFQQAADDILVENGRATAVVTATGIIFNTQTVVLTSGTFLGGVIHIGLESSKGGRAGDQPSIKLADRLRELKLPVGRLKTGTPARIDARSVDFSVMTVQPGDTPLPVMSYMGDVSMHPEQVNCYITHTNARTHDIIRENLDRSPMFSGKIEGVGPRYCPSIEDKIHRFADKDSHQIFIEPEGLTTHELYPNGISTSLPFDVQLEFIHSMKGLESAHITRPGYAIEYDYFDPQNLKPTLETKSIDRLYFAGQINGTTGYEEAGVQGLLAGTNAALVTTNNSDFDVWTPRRDEAYLGVLVDDLITHGTTEPYRMFTSRAEYRLLLREDNADQRLTETGRKLGLVDDVRWQAYQEKMEAVATETSRLKDMWATPANALGKKVTEQTGEVLSKESTAFDLLKRPQIHFADIAAITDSQVDAQVGEQIEISVKYAGYIDRQQEDIDQMKRLENTALPLDFDYSVVSGLSNEIVQKLTQVRPATLAQAGRVSGVTPAAIQLLAMTVKKQKKAKAALDS, from the coding sequence ATGCAATACCCAAAAAATTACGACGTGGTAGTGATCGGTGGCGGTCATGCTGGCACAGAAGCTGCTTTGGCAGCCGCACGTATGGGCGCGCAGACCTTGCTATTGACACATAATATTGAGACGCTTGGGCAAATGAGCTGTAATCCAGCAATTGGTGGTATCGGTAAATCGCATCTGGTACGTGAGATTGATGCGCTTGGCGGTGCAATGGCGCTAGCGACGGACAAATCAGGTATTCAGTTTCGAGTACTAAATAGCCGTAAAGGTGCTGCCGTTCGTGCCACGCGTGCGCAAGCAGATCGTATTTTATATAAAGCCGCCATTCGCCATACGCTTGAGAATCAGCCAAATCTTGATATATTTCAACAAGCGGCTGATGATATCTTAGTTGAAAATGGTCGTGCGACGGCAGTGGTTACTGCAACGGGTATTATCTTTAATACGCAAACGGTGGTACTGACCTCAGGAACCTTCTTGGGCGGTGTGATTCATATTGGTCTCGAAAGCTCAAAAGGTGGTCGCGCAGGCGATCAACCTTCTATCAAGTTGGCAGATCGTTTGCGTGAGCTTAAGCTGCCAGTCGGTCGTCTAAAGACAGGTACGCCCGCGCGGATTGATGCGCGTAGCGTTGACTTTAGTGTGATGACCGTACAGCCGGGCGACACGCCGCTACCAGTGATGAGTTATATGGGTGATGTGTCTATGCATCCTGAGCAGGTCAATTGCTACATCACCCATACCAATGCGCGCACCCATGATATTATCCGTGAAAACTTAGACCGTTCGCCGATGTTCTCTGGCAAAATCGAAGGCGTGGGTCCACGTTATTGCCCATCTATCGAAGATAAGATTCATCGTTTTGCGGATAAAGACAGCCATCAAATCTTTATCGAGCCTGAAGGTCTGACGACACATGAGCTATATCCAAATGGTATCTCAACAAGTTTACCGTTTGATGTGCAGTTAGAGTTTATTCATAGTATGAAAGGCTTAGAAAGCGCGCACATTACTCGTCCAGGCTATGCCATTGAGTATGATTATTTTGATCCGCAAAATCTAAAGCCAACGCTCGAAACTAAGTCCATCGATCGCTTGTACTTCGCGGGTCAGATTAACGGTACGACTGGCTACGAAGAAGCTGGCGTGCAAGGTTTGCTAGCAGGTACTAATGCGGCATTGGTTACGACTAATAACAGCGATTTTGACGTGTGGACACCGCGCCGTGATGAAGCCTATCTTGGCGTGCTCGTTGATGATTTGATTACCCATGGTACGACTGAGCCATATCGTATGTTTACGAGCCGCGCAGAATATCGTCTATTATTACGTGAAGATAATGCCGATCAACGCCTAACTGAAACAGGTCGTAAGCTTGGTCTAGTTGACGATGTGCGCTGGCAGGCTTATCAAGAAAAAATGGAAGCAGTTGCCACAGAGACCTCACGTCTCAAAGATATGTGGGCAACCCCTGCTAACGCGCTAGGCAAAAAAGTCACAGAGCAAACGGGCGAGGTGCTGTCAAAAGAATCGACTGCTTTTGATTTGCTCAAGCGTCCGCAGATTCATTTTGCTGATATCGCTGCCATCACTGATTCGCAAGTCGATGCCCAAGTGGGTGAGCAGATAGAAATCTCTGTGAAGTACGCAGGCTATATTGATCGTCAGCAAGAAGACATTGATCAGATGAAGCGCCTAGAAAATACGGCGCTGCCACTGGACTTTGATTATAGCGTGGTATCGGGATTATCGAATGAAATTGTACAGAAATTGACACAAGTACGTCCTGCGACGCTTGCTCAAGCTGGACGCGTGAGCGGTGTGACGCCTGCCGCCATTCAGTTGCTAGCCATGACGGTGAAGAAACAGAAAAAAGCAAAGGCCGCGCTAGATTCGTAA
- a CDS encoding LLM class flavin-dependent oxidoreductase — protein sequence MSNAIPLSFLDLAPVPEGKTIAEGIAQTVETAQQAEKFGLNRYWMAEHHNMPGIASAATSVLLAHIGSQTKHIRIGAGGVMLPNHAPLVIAEQFGTLQALYGDRVDLGLGRAPGTDGATFQALRRQMQDADRFPQDVQELMYFLGNGTNNSPVQAFPGAKSNVPIWILGSSLFGATLAAHLGLPYVFASHFAPQMLGQAITAYREQFRPSAYLDKPYVMLAANLLLADDDATAQYHFTSAQQSFVRLRRGETGQMPKPTHDMDSIWSPAEKMMVDSALSVSFIGSVETVKPRLAAFLAQYQPDELIVTANVYDQAARIRSLELTPELNLFTLQ from the coding sequence ATGAGTAACGCTATTCCCTTATCCTTTTTAGACCTAGCACCCGTGCCTGAGGGTAAAACCATCGCTGAAGGCATTGCCCAAACGGTTGAAACAGCACAACAAGCAGAAAAATTCGGCTTAAACCGTTATTGGATGGCAGAGCATCACAATATGCCAGGCATTGCCAGTGCAGCGACGTCGGTACTACTAGCGCATATCGGCAGCCAAACCAAGCATATACGTATTGGTGCTGGTGGTGTGATGCTTCCGAACCATGCACCGCTCGTCATCGCTGAGCAATTCGGCACTTTGCAGGCATTATATGGTGATCGCGTAGATTTAGGGCTGGGTCGGGCGCCGGGTACTGATGGCGCAACCTTTCAGGCACTACGCCGTCAGATGCAAGATGCTGATCGCTTTCCGCAAGACGTCCAAGAATTGATGTACTTTTTAGGGAACGGTACAAATAATAGCCCAGTACAGGCATTTCCTGGGGCAAAGTCAAACGTTCCTATCTGGATATTAGGCTCTTCTCTTTTTGGGGCTACGTTAGCGGCGCATCTAGGACTTCCTTATGTGTTTGCCTCACACTTTGCACCGCAAATGCTTGGGCAAGCGATTACAGCTTATCGTGAACAGTTCAGACCATCAGCCTATTTAGATAAGCCTTATGTCATGCTGGCAGCCAATTTATTACTCGCCGATGACGATGCTACTGCACAGTATCATTTTACCTCTGCGCAGCAAAGTTTCGTACGCTTGCGCCGTGGTGAAACAGGTCAAATGCCGAAACCTACTCACGATATGGACAGTATCTGGAGCCCTGCTGAAAAAATGATGGTGGATAGCGCATTGTCAGTGTCATTCATCGGTTCTGTGGAAACTGTCAAGCCGAGACTGGCGGCATTCCTTGCTCAGTATCAGCCAGACGAGCTGATTGTGACGGCTAACGTTTACGATCAGGCAGCGCGCATACGTTCACTGGAACTTACACCTGAGTTAAATTTATTTACTTTACAATGA
- a CDS encoding MFS transporter, whose product MSAVKSVPPNQPAVKKSWGEAAKAYLDPRVIIMLFLGFSAGIPILLIFSSLSLWLREAGIDRSVVTMFSWAALGYSFKFIWAPLIDALPVPFLTKWLGRRRSWMVVSQLLIIFAIFLMANVNPVSEDVLVYMAGAAVLLGFSSATQDIVIDAYRIELAPPSMQSILSSIYVSGYRIGMIVAGAGALYLADFFGSNENFYSYEAWRNTYYIMAGVMTLGVLTTFASYEPTAETLQSKKQKGNLKVFLIYSALLLIPGLIFGIIYLINILINTVFDSTLAMIPLMVMPAIKFYFLALVACAPLLLLYFIINQPKIINKAPLVAETREDYVRLVALFVFSVIAFIAAYILMGQVLPEFEGAFPSFFVETLHLLISLGVAIVAGYALVQVGLVKKEVAMTTWVEPILDFFRRYGKKALLLLALIGLYRISDIVAGVISNVFYQDMGFSKTDIANAVKLVGVIMAIAGGFLGGLLAQRFRMMHAMMIGAILACATNLLFVLLTYNPGSLPFMYVAVIFDNLAAGLASAVFIAFLSALTSIRFTAVQYAIFSSLMTLIPKVMGGYSGAIVDNMGYPFFFIFTFAIGIPILALIYFVDKHIVIGDNDDIYGDDNNDGSGGNGSSDKLAKANPNLTDTKEPPRASN is encoded by the coding sequence ATGTCTGCTGTCAAATCTGTGCCACCCAATCAACCAGCTGTCAAAAAATCATGGGGAGAGGCTGCAAAGGCTTATTTAGACCCTCGTGTCATTATCATGTTGTTTTTGGGCTTTTCAGCGGGTATTCCTATACTGCTTATTTTTTCAAGTTTATCACTTTGGCTTAGAGAGGCAGGCATTGATCGTAGTGTTGTGACCATGTTTAGTTGGGCGGCACTGGGTTATTCGTTTAAATTTATTTGGGCGCCATTAATAGATGCGCTTCCTGTGCCATTTTTGACTAAATGGTTGGGTCGTCGTCGCAGTTGGATGGTGGTATCACAGCTGCTTATCATATTTGCTATCTTTTTGATGGCAAATGTTAATCCAGTTAGTGAAGACGTTTTAGTTTACATGGCAGGCGCTGCGGTTTTGCTTGGCTTTTCTTCTGCCACCCAAGATATCGTTATTGATGCTTACCGCATCGAGCTTGCGCCGCCATCGATGCAATCTATTCTATCCTCTATTTATGTGTCGGGTTATCGTATCGGCATGATCGTCGCGGGGGCAGGCGCGTTATATTTGGCAGATTTTTTTGGCTCGAATGAGAATTTTTATAGTTATGAGGCATGGCGAAATACTTACTACATTATGGCAGGTGTCATGACTTTAGGGGTATTAACCACGTTTGCCAGCTATGAGCCAACGGCTGAAACGTTGCAAAGTAAAAAGCAAAAGGGCAATTTAAAAGTATTTCTTATTTATTCTGCTTTATTACTTATCCCAGGTCTGATTTTTGGCATTATTTATCTGATCAATATTTTGATTAATACAGTGTTCGATAGCACATTGGCGATGATACCGTTAATGGTCATGCCAGCGATTAAGTTTTATTTTTTGGCATTGGTCGCTTGCGCACCGTTGCTGCTGTTGTATTTCATCATCAATCAACCAAAAATTATTAATAAAGCCCCATTGGTTGCGGAAACTCGTGAAGATTATGTGAGATTGGTGGCGCTATTTGTATTTTCTGTGATCGCTTTTATCGCCGCTTATATATTAATGGGACAAGTATTGCCAGAGTTCGAAGGGGCGTTTCCTAGCTTCTTTGTTGAAACATTGCATCTGCTGATAAGCTTGGGTGTAGCGATAGTAGCAGGTTATGCATTGGTACAAGTAGGGTTGGTGAAAAAAGAAGTAGCCATGACCACTTGGGTCGAGCCGATCTTGGACTTTTTTAGACGCTATGGCAAAAAGGCGTTATTACTATTGGCGCTCATTGGGCTATATCGAATTTCAGACATTGTGGCAGGCGTTATTTCCAACGTTTTTTATCAAGACATGGGCTTTAGTAAAACAGATATTGCCAATGCAGTGAAACTCGTCGGCGTGATTATGGCGATTGCAGGTGGGTTCTTAGGTGGGCTATTGGCACAGCGTTTCCGTATGATGCATGCCATGATGATTGGGGCGATTCTTGCGTGTGCGACCAATTTATTGTTTGTACTACTAACTTACAACCCAGGCAGTTTGCCGTTTATGTATGTTGCGGTCATATTTGATAACTTGGCAGCAGGGCTGGCGAGTGCCGTGTTTATTGCTTTCTTATCTGCTCTAACGTCTATTCGTTTTACGGCAGTGCAGTATGCGATTTTCTCTTCATTAATGACGCTCATTCCCAAGGTGATGGGTGGTTATTCAGGTGCTATCGTCGATAATATGGGCTATCCATTTTTCTTTATCTTTACTTTCGCTATTGGGATTCCGATTTTGGCATTGATTTACTTTGTTGATAAACATATCGTCATTGGTGATAACGATGATATTTATGGCGATGACAATAATGATGGAAGCGGCGGTAATGGAAGCAGTGATAAGTTGGCCAAAGCGAATCCAAACCTGACCGATACCAAAGAACCACCCCGCGCGTCAAATTAA
- a CDS encoding AEC family transporter has protein sequence MIDAIVFAITIVLPNLALMWLGFFMQRRGEASQTFIDQASSFVFNYCLPCLLFFSVVDSDVDYSKQITLIMAGILVTFILFIGAEIYAKYFVSKPADQGVFVQGIFRSNMAIIGLATVANAYGERGLSIGAVYMGVVTILFNILAVITLSRVSKSVDDTWLSRSTMIIKKLFTNPLIIALVAAFAYKASPLPPITGVIHTTGDLLAAVALPLALICAGASIDLKSMLHPSGLSMQASIGRIIVAPLIAIAIGLGFGLSGVHMGVLFLMAASPTAAASYVMAKAMGGNDVLAANILAFTTVVGMFGMAIGAAILRGLGLM, from the coding sequence ATGATTGATGCTATTGTCTTTGCTATTACCATTGTCTTGCCCAACCTTGCCTTAATGTGGTTGGGTTTTTTTATGCAGAGACGCGGTGAGGCGAGCCAGACTTTTATTGATCAAGCATCGAGCTTTGTCTTTAATTACTGTTTACCCTGTTTGCTTTTTTTTAGCGTCGTTGATAGTGATGTCGATTACAGCAAACAAATCACGCTGATAATGGCTGGTATTCTGGTGACATTCATCTTGTTTATAGGTGCAGAGATTTACGCCAAATATTTTGTGAGCAAACCGGCTGATCAAGGGGTGTTTGTACAAGGGATATTTCGAAGTAATATGGCTATTATTGGACTGGCAACGGTTGCTAATGCCTACGGAGAACGTGGCTTAAGCATCGGTGCTGTCTATATGGGTGTGGTGACGATACTGTTTAATATCTTAGCGGTTATCACTCTCAGCCGTGTGTCCAAAAGTGTGGATGATACTTGGCTCAGTCGCAGTACCATGATTATCAAAAAACTATTTACCAACCCACTGATTATCGCATTGGTAGCAGCATTTGCTTATAAGGCGTCACCGCTGCCGCCTATTACAGGTGTGATTCATACGACTGGCGATCTACTGGCCGCAGTGGCATTACCCTTAGCATTGATTTGCGCCGGTGCCAGTATTGATTTGAAGTCGATGTTGCACCCTTCAGGGCTGTCCATGCAGGCGAGTATCGGACGTATTATTGTTGCGCCATTGATTGCCATCGCTATTGGATTAGGATTTGGTCTATCAGGTGTGCATATGGGTGTGTTGTTTTTGATGGCAGCCTCACCAACAGCCGCCGCCAGCTATGTAATGGCAAAAGCCATGGGTGGCAATGATGTGTTAGCTGCTAATATTTTGGCTTTTACCACCGTGGTAGGTATGTTTGGAATGGCGATTGGTGCGGCAATATTACGCGGGTTGGGATTAATGTAG
- a CDS encoding ornithine cyclodeaminase family protein, with protein sequence MQLLNKAIVTEHLNMQSAIGAIEALLHQQAAHPNWIKAPERLVIETFSEDDAHSSGSHLSMPATMYDGKNEYTAVKLVTICPDNPSRNLPTTTAIITVSNNDTGEILAIMDGVYITQVRTAALSGIATKYMASADCQSVAVVGCGGMAYEQLHAVLTVRPEIKTVYLWNRSREGAETFKVKFTREYPQWDVTITVCENINDAIRDADVINVATRATEGLFDLNHIKSDAHINAVGAYQPSMKEISNDVIANSRMVVVDDLVGSRHEAGDLIQAHDSVDCAWTWDDLSGDLQALVTGALQEKTAKSNHGVTLFKSVGAASFDAAVALYVAQQAAKKNLGSSIEW encoded by the coding sequence TTGCAATTACTAAACAAAGCAATCGTGACCGAACATCTCAATATGCAATCTGCCATTGGGGCGATAGAAGCATTGTTACATCAACAGGCAGCGCATCCCAATTGGATCAAAGCGCCTGAACGTTTGGTCATTGAAACTTTTAGTGAAGATGACGCCCATAGCTCAGGTTCGCATTTATCCATGCCAGCCACGATGTATGATGGTAAGAACGAGTATACCGCCGTAAAATTGGTCACCATTTGTCCTGATAATCCGAGCCGAAATTTACCAACCACAACGGCGATTATTACCGTGTCAAACAATGATACTGGTGAGATATTGGCAATTATGGATGGGGTTTATATTACCCAAGTGCGTACGGCAGCATTGTCAGGCATTGCGACCAAATATATGGCAAGCGCTGACTGTCAAAGTGTGGCGGTGGTCGGTTGTGGTGGCATGGCTTATGAGCAATTACATGCGGTTTTGACGGTACGTCCTGAGATTAAAACAGTATATTTATGGAATAGAAGCAGGGAAGGCGCTGAGACTTTCAAAGTGAAATTTACTCGTGAGTATCCGCAATGGGACGTTACTATAACGGTTTGCGAAAATATCAATGATGCTATCCGTGATGCAGATGTTATCAATGTCGCAACCCGCGCAACAGAAGGTTTGTTTGATCTCAACCATATTAAATCTGATGCACACATCAACGCAGTCGGCGCCTATCAGCCTTCAATGAAAGAGATAAGCAATGATGTCATTGCAAACAGTCGCATGGTCGTTGTCGATGATTTGGTTGGCAGTCGTCATGAAGCGGGCGATTTAATCCAAGCTCACGATAGTGTCGATTGTGCATGGACATGGGACGACCTCAGTGGTGACTTACAAGCGCTAGTCACAGGGGCGCTACAAGAAAAAACCGCTAAGTCTAATCATGGTGTTACGTTATTTAAATCGGTTGGTGCAGCCAGTTTTGATGCAGCAGTCGCTCTATATGTCGCACAACAAGCCGCAAAAAAAAATCTTGGCTCGTCAATTGAATGGTAA